A part of Triplophysa dalaica isolate WHDGS20190420 chromosome 17, ASM1584641v1, whole genome shotgun sequence genomic DNA contains:
- the LOC130439092 gene encoding uncharacterized protein LOC130439092 has product MDFMGGHHGGSHCCQKKTLQHVQSKEESTKQENRQSFQQISAEGTRSSFSWPFQGFAVPPPSVPDFVGSNITAPPACSPASPSPPLLSACSPSLPPYVFQDLSMLPPPPPPYDEMEDAPPPTPPSPPQSNIP; this is encoded by the exons atggacttcatgggaggacaccacggaggaagccactgctgccaaaaaaaaacattgcagcacgtccAATCCAAGGAGGAGTCAACGAAACAAGAAAACAGACAGTCTTTCCAACAAATCAGTGCTGAAGGAACGCGGAGCTCCTTCAGCTG GCCTTTTCAGGGTTTTGCGGTTCCTCCTCCATCAGTACCTGACTTTGTGGGTTCGAACATCACAGCTCCTCCTGCATGTTCTCCTGCTTCACCATCTCCACCCCTTCTGTCTGCCTGCTCCCCGTCTCTGCCTCCATATGTTTTTCAAGATTTATCAATGCTGCCTCCTCCACCTCCCCCATATGATGAGATGGAAGACGCTCCACCTCCCACTCCTCCTTCTCCACCTCAAAGCAACATCCCATAA
- the LOC130439150 gene encoding D(1C) dopamine receptor-like gives METAGKYSDGPESSTPGVRALTGCALCALIVSTLLGNTLVCVAVIKFRHLRSKVTNFFVISLAVSDLFVAVLVMPWKAVSEVAGCWLFGSFCDTWIAFDIMCSTASILNLCIISLDRYWAISSPFHYERKMTQRVAFVMIGMAWTLSILISFVPVRLNWHKAERVDISPINHGIQSEDCSATLNRTYAIVSSLVSFYAPVIIMIGTYTRIYRIAQTQIRRISTLERAAGHTQSHRECSSQQSLKSTFKKETKVLKTLSVIMGVFVFCWLPFFILNCIVPFCNLDALGNSRCVSSTTFSIFVWFGWANSALNPVIYAFNADFRKAFTTILGCNRLCASSAVEAVNFSNELVSYHHATHHQTTLPQKESQDASDPQPLALAPVVGESEACCHTFHTV, from the coding sequence ATGGAAACAGCAGGAAAGTACAGCGATGGTCCAGAGAGCTCCACCCCGGGTGTCCGCGCACTGACTGGCTGCGCGCTCTGCGCTCTCATTGTTTCCACGCTGCTGGGGAACACTCTCGTGTGCGTCGCCGTCATCAAATTCAGACATCTGAGATCCAAAGTGACTAATTTTTTCGTCATATCTTTGGCAGTGTCGGATCTCTTCGTGGCAGTTCTGGTCATGCCGTGGAAGGCCGTATCCGAGGTGGCCGGTTGCTGGCTCTTCGGGAGCTTTTGCGACACTTGGATAGCCTTTGATATAATGTGTTCAACGGCATCTATTCTGAATTTGTGCATCATAAGTTTGGATAGATACTGGGCTATCTCGAGCCCTTTCCATTACGAGCGTAAAATGACCCAGCGGGTGGCGTTTGTCATGATCGGCATGGCGTGGACCCTCTCCATCCTGATTTCCTTCGTCCCTGTAAGACTCAACTGGCACAAGGCTGAGCGCGTAGATATCTCACCGATAAACCATGGCATCCAGTCGGAGGACTGCAGTGCGACTTTGAACAGGACTTATGCAATTGTATCTTCACTCGTAAGCTTTTACGCTCCAGTCATCATTATGATCGGAACATACACGCGCATCTACAGGATTGCACAAACGCAGATCCGAAGAATCTCCACCTTGGAGAGGGCAGCCGGACACACTCAAAGTCACCGCGAATGCTCGAGCCAACAGTCACTTAAAAGTACATTCAAGAAAGAGACTAAGGTGTTAAAAACCCTGTCCGTCATAATgggagtgtttgtgttttgttggctgCCGTTCTTCATCCTGAACTGCATCGTTCCGTTCTGTAACCTGGACGCGCTCGGAAACTCTCGGTGCGTCAGCAGCACAACCTTCAGCATCTTTGTGTGGTTCGGATGGGCCAATTCGGCCCTCAACCCGGTGATCTACGCGTTTAACGCGGATTTCAGGAAAGCGTTCACCACTATTCTGGGCTGCAACAGACTTTGCGCGTCTTCTGCGGTGGAGGCTGTGAATTTCAGTAACGAGCTGGTGTCCTACCATCACGCAACCCATCACCAAACCACTCTTCCCCAGAAGGAATCGCAGGACGCATCTGATCCTCAGCCCTTAGCTTTGGCACCTGTGGTAGGGGAGAGCgaggcatgttgtcacacttttcACACCGTGTAA
- the abi3b gene encoding ABI gene family member 3 isoform X1, which produces MPENSCRESIDKILHDAPTARKNLLDNHSNLHRLADYCQNKYFNVDNTRSVIEESRAFTTQALASVTYQINNLAASLLKLLDAQTLQLKQMESSVNMLSQTVDIFKENVARREIGVLTTGSIRLRTQKKALPPNGPEPLRVYRRIPISYTRLDKLGHSHWERNKTVSEESTEKENRQSFQQISAEGTRSSFSWPFQGFAVPPPSVPDFVGSNITAPPACSPASPSPPLLSACSPSLPPYVYQDLSMLPPPPPPYDEMEDAPPPPPPSPPQSNMPSFPPNTSVTLAIPPPPPTQANMAIPPPPPPSPTQGKICIPPPPPPPPTQGNMGFPAPPPPPPPPAQGNMAIPPPPPPARSSSSAPTPPPLPTQSTPMVPPPPPLLNTGGKFVPPPPPPLPQFKC; this is translated from the exons ATGCCGGAAAACAGTTGTAGAGAGTCCATAGACAAGATTCTTCATGACGCTCCGACTGCGAGGAAGAATCTTCTAGACAACCACAGCAATCTGCACAGGCTGGCCGATTACTGTCAGAACAAATACTTCAAT GTGGATAACACCAGAAGTGTCATTGAAGAGTCGAGAGCTTTTACCACTCAAGCCCTGGCCAGTGTCACATATCAAATCAACAATCTGGCCGCATCCCTTCTGAAGCTTTTAGATGCTCAGACCCTTCAGCTGAAACAGATGGAGTCCTCCGTCAACATGCTGAGTCAG ACAGTTGACATTTTCAAGGAGAACGTAGCACGCAGAGAGATTGGAGTGCTGACCACAGGGTCGATACGTCTCCGAACTCAGAAAAAAGCTCTTCCACCAAATGGACCGGAACCGCTTCGCGTGTACAGACGCATCCCCATATCATACACCCGATTAGACAAACTGGGCCATAGCCACTGGGAAAGAAACAAAACTGTAAGC GAAGAGTCAACggaaaaagaaaacagacagtCTTTCCAACAAATCAGTGCTGAAGGAACGCGGAGCTCCTTCAGCTG gcCTTTTCAGGGTTTTGCGGTTCCTCCTCCATCAGTACCTGACTTTGTGGGTTCGAACATCACAGCTCCTCCTGCATGTTCTCCTGCTTCACCATCTCCACCCCTTCTGTCTGCCTGCTCCCCGTCTCTGCCTCCATATGTTTATCAAGATTTATCAATGCTGCCTCCTCCACCTCCCCCATATGATGAGATGGAAGACGCTCCACCTCCCCCTCCTCCTTCTCCACCTCAAAGCAACATGCCATCATTTCCACCAAATACATCTGTGACTTTAGCAATTCCTCCACCTCCCCCTACTCAGGCCAACATGGCGATAccacctcctcctccacctTCTCCAACTCAAGGCAAGATATGTATTCCACCCCCTCCTCCACCTCCCCCTACTCAGGGCAACATGGGGTTTCCAGCtccacctcctcctccacctccccCTGCTCAGGGCAACATGGCAATTCCACCCCCGCCACCTCCAGCTAGATCTAGCTCATCGGCACCCACACCGCCACCTTTACCTACCCAAAGTACCCCTATGGTGCCACCACCACCTCCTCTCCTTAATACTGGTGGGAAATTTGTTCCACCTCCTCCCCCTCCCCTCCCTCAATTTAAATGTTGA
- the abi3b gene encoding ABI gene family member 3 isoform X2 yields MPENSCRESIDKILHDAPTARKNLLDNHSNLHRLADYCQNKYFNVDNTRSVIEESRAFTTQALASVTYQINNLAASLLKLLDAQTLQLKQMESSVNMLSQTVDIFKENVARREIGVLTTGSIRLRTQKKALPPNGPEPLRVYRRIPISYTRLDKLGHSHWERNKTEESTEKENRQSFQQISAEGTRSSFSWPFQGFAVPPPSVPDFVGSNITAPPACSPASPSPPLLSACSPSLPPYVYQDLSMLPPPPPPYDEMEDAPPPPPPSPPQSNMPSFPPNTSVTLAIPPPPPTQANMAIPPPPPPSPTQGKICIPPPPPPPPTQGNMGFPAPPPPPPPPAQGNMAIPPPPPPARSSSSAPTPPPLPTQSTPMVPPPPPLLNTGGKFVPPPPPPLPQFKC; encoded by the exons ATGCCGGAAAACAGTTGTAGAGAGTCCATAGACAAGATTCTTCATGACGCTCCGACTGCGAGGAAGAATCTTCTAGACAACCACAGCAATCTGCACAGGCTGGCCGATTACTGTCAGAACAAATACTTCAAT GTGGATAACACCAGAAGTGTCATTGAAGAGTCGAGAGCTTTTACCACTCAAGCCCTGGCCAGTGTCACATATCAAATCAACAATCTGGCCGCATCCCTTCTGAAGCTTTTAGATGCTCAGACCCTTCAGCTGAAACAGATGGAGTCCTCCGTCAACATGCTGAGTCAG ACAGTTGACATTTTCAAGGAGAACGTAGCACGCAGAGAGATTGGAGTGCTGACCACAGGGTCGATACGTCTCCGAACTCAGAAAAAAGCTCTTCCACCAAATGGACCGGAACCGCTTCGCGTGTACAGACGCATCCCCATATCATACACCCGATTAGACAAACTGGGCCATAGCCACTGGGAAAGAAACAAAACT GAAGAGTCAACggaaaaagaaaacagacagtCTTTCCAACAAATCAGTGCTGAAGGAACGCGGAGCTCCTTCAGCTG gcCTTTTCAGGGTTTTGCGGTTCCTCCTCCATCAGTACCTGACTTTGTGGGTTCGAACATCACAGCTCCTCCTGCATGTTCTCCTGCTTCACCATCTCCACCCCTTCTGTCTGCCTGCTCCCCGTCTCTGCCTCCATATGTTTATCAAGATTTATCAATGCTGCCTCCTCCACCTCCCCCATATGATGAGATGGAAGACGCTCCACCTCCCCCTCCTCCTTCTCCACCTCAAAGCAACATGCCATCATTTCCACCAAATACATCTGTGACTTTAGCAATTCCTCCACCTCCCCCTACTCAGGCCAACATGGCGATAccacctcctcctccacctTCTCCAACTCAAGGCAAGATATGTATTCCACCCCCTCCTCCACCTCCCCCTACTCAGGGCAACATGGGGTTTCCAGCtccacctcctcctccacctccccCTGCTCAGGGCAACATGGCAATTCCACCCCCGCCACCTCCAGCTAGATCTAGCTCATCGGCACCCACACCGCCACCTTTACCTACCCAAAGTACCCCTATGGTGCCACCACCACCTCCTCTCCTTAATACTGGTGGGAAATTTGTTCCACCTCCTCCCCCTCCCCTCCCTCAATTTAAATGTTGA